ATGAAAGGGCGTTTTCAATCATTCGGATGCTTTAAAAACGATTTGCAATCGATCATTTTCTCATTCCAgtcatcatatttatttccattttgagatttttcataaaattcatCTTACTAAACGATAATGGCCAAATTTATTTCGATCACGACCATAACATTGCTGCTGTTAATGACCATAACCACGATTCGAACAATTGATTCGAAACCAAACGATGTGAATAAGAATAATAACAGCACTAAAccatcaaatgaaacaacattCAAAACTACTATAGCTAACAATACAAAGACAAGtccgtcatcattatcaacaaagaAATTCTCCAGTCAAAATCGTACGGCGCCCACCATGcttcattcaacaacaactacgtTGAAACCGACTACTAAGAAAATGTCAACACCAAATCCGACgtcaacaacatcagcatCAACTCATCGACCAAATGCTGCCCGATCAGAAAATTTGTCTAAATCAATTGGATTGGCAATAATcgtgttgtttttgttgtttaaattataaataaatgataaaatcgatgattttcaattgaacataaaaaaaattcaattttttcacagTTTATATAAACACAAGTCTatccatttattcaaattgattttatgaatctaatcaaaattttatcaatcatttttcgacaatttcacctttttttatcaataatgatctggagtaatttttattttgcaaaaaaatataaataaaattttttcattaatacaAATCGAACCATTTTGAATATAGTGTGTTGGCGCGGATatatagaatgatgatgatttcaatgaatgaccGTAATTAatgttctattttttttgtagttcATTTAAATCCTCAACGATTTCGTCGTATACAAACGAATAGTAAACCAATAACAATTAGCACGgcaatcacaatcaaaataatagcCCATATTGGAAATGGTTtagaatcagaatcagatTTATCATCTAGGTATTGATCACATTCACGCGGATAATCGATTCCATTATATGATGTACAagcaattttcattatattggTTTCCGTTTCAACTTTCGTGCCAATCGTTATCGATGGAACTaggagattttttttggaaaaagggattaatcaatgtttttttcaatcaattcatattTGCTCATCTTACAATGATCTAATTTTGGCTGGATCGATTCAGTTTGATGTTTCATTTCGCGAAATATATCCAAGTATGATGTTTCATTACTATCAGCGCAGATATTCAATGCTTTATATAAATcatacgaataataataccaAGTTTGATAAGAACATTGTTGGGCAGCAAAGACGATattgtttgaataatttccatgattgaaaaaacataatGTAAATTCAACCAAATGTGAATAGCCATCAAATTCTGAACTATGATAGTGATTTGCACAGGCTATATAACGATTAGCGAAACATTCTTCATCAGATGGACAACTAAAcgaatcattattgtcaatgGTATTGCCATATGGCACCAAAGTAATCTTCAATagtgattttaatttcaactGATTTTCAActtcatcaaataatgatgtttcttctttttgatgtttgttcATAGATAAATACGAATAAAATGGcttcaaattattaataataaaatcccTTCCAGATTGATCACAGGAAAAATATATTCGCAAATCGGTAGCCATTGcatttgatattgatgaacaTCGAGGATTTTTGATCAACTATGAACAATATATAATTGgtgattgacaaaaaaaaactttaagtTTGTTGACACTTACCCCATAATCATCGCAAATTGTagcaaataaatttttcactgCTTTTTCGGAATATTGTTTATTCAAAGTGATCCATGGTAATAATTTATCGCCAAAATTTCCAGACTCAGTTTTAATGGCCAATTCATCATATAGTTCTTCGCCCCTAGATCCATTTGAACATTCAACAATATGGTTCCATGATTCACccgaaaaatattgattaaaacatgattgaatcaatgttGAATTATCGGTCTCAACAGATTCATCAAGTGAACAGACCAAAAAATTGGCTGATTTAATACGCATCGTATCGAAAAATTTACTATTATTGTAATATTTATCCAAAATACAAGCctgaaatcaaataatcaatttattaagATTAAGGAAGACGTTTATCAAACTTACATGAATCTTATTTTCGGAACATTGTTGATTGCCAGATGGACATTCGtatccatcattttttcttacGGTTTTGCCGTATGGATAGAAATTAAATTCACCAAATTCATCCAAATATTCTGATTGATAAGAAAGTTGTTTTGTGGCAAATTTTTCTACAGATTTTTCGAGAGTTTGATAGAAAATTCCAATCGATTTTCGGTCTAATTGGCATTGTTTCGGTTTATCATCCTGAAAAAGTTTgtaaaattacaattttgaTATACAAACTATCATTATATACAAACCGAATAGTACATGGAACAAATATGCGTCATTAGATTTAGTTCATCTTCTTTGATTACGCCATCAATCTGAATAAACGGTAGACTGGCAACTGGTTTATAAATATTTATGagtattttcatatttttctttaaaatttctttcatatTATTAACACATTCTTCGATTATATTCcatgatgattcatcaaatatttcattgaaacaagTTTCAGTTGAATTTATTTCAGTGAATTTTTGTCCAAAATGACAGTTAAgaaaatcgattaatttttccatttgattttgatgataaaaaactgATGCACCCCTtttattgaaagaaaaacgaaaaatttagCGCGCATCCATGGATAATTATTTTACTTACATGTTGAAATGATTGTAGGcattcaacatcattaatGCATTCagttttgttattattcaatcGAATGCCAACAATTAGTTGAAGTGTAGAGATCAAAGTATCGATTTTTGTTCGGTTACGATCAAATTGTGTTATGAAAACATTTCTTGATTGTGGATTTTTCACTTCATAAAATACTACAATCGAAGGTTTATCCGTGAACTTTTGATAACATTCACTGGGCTTCTCTAGTCcctatgaaaaacaaattagaGATACTGTCgtgtggaaaaaattcaattttataaaaaaaaaatgtcaacttACATCATATGAATCACAAATAGtacgaataaaatgattttcagcatcatatgaatgatgatcctGTATTGTTATCCATGGAACATAAGCAATTTTTGGTAATAATTTGGAAACAAATTTATCGTTATATtctttcaatgaatcaatcgattgatttgattttgcaCAATTCAAGGATCGACCGCCAACCATCTGTATGAAATATTGATTCAACACATCCTTCAGCTATTGATGCAAAATCTAAATTTGGAACaaatttcgaaaaataacaatcaataaatttgataACTTGAAGTTGTCCATCGATTGCAGCATGTGTACTATTGTTGCTAAATGTATCCACAACACAGGCATGAATCCTAGTAGCTAGACATTCAACTTCACCGGGACAATTTaatttatgatcatcaatggatgatTTGCCATATGGAATTATTTGAATATCAGCAATTTCTTCTAAATGAagataattttcataaaatttattaatttttatgaaatttgccacttcaaaatcaaatgctgaataatgaaattgtatTTGAACTTTTGATGGTAAATCACGATGACATGCCAATGGTTTTTCTCCCAATAATTCATTACAGATTGAAGTCTGTAAATTTGATTCTGCTAACGACATTTGTTCACCATTAACAATAACAGCAATATTATCTGTCATTGTTCCGACAacatcaattgttttttgacGTATATTTCTCAAATAGCCAAGACTTTcggtttcattcattacacAGCTATTTATTTGATCAGCGATAGgaagaaattcattttcacattgTTGCATCAATTCCGTCAAAGTGATATcattgccaatttttttaaaaaaacaatgaataaacgataatgtttgatttttacTATCCCAAAGAGCAGTTTGACTGTCGACCAATTCTTCTTGGTTCCAATATCGATTCAAAACACATgcatgaa
This is a stretch of genomic DNA from Dermatophagoides farinae isolate YC_2012a chromosome 2, ASM2471394v1, whole genome shotgun sequence. It encodes these proteins:
- the LOC124497238 gene encoding LOW QUALITY PROTEIN: uncharacterized protein LOC124497238 (The sequence of the model RefSeq protein was modified relative to this genomic sequence to represent the inferred CDS: deleted 1 base in 1 codon); amino-acid sequence: MKKIKKFLSTNTTIDGPRFESIVRSIRHVLLFIVFLSSLSLSILNTVDCQQDAKIKVEIFYETANHNVQKFMAQQFRPMIEYINLTNIHLELYPYGQTVEQNGTYECPYGDIQCLANKYQACVIERDTNGTFIITDIQTARFVSCFFKNRKSLSKPAELAENCIKNSDDDWMTIKECVGKNKINEIMANKTEKAKEDFEKGLAIFINDKHDPEARKDFIKQICSLLPNVDECKNPPTTIPVAVTVYYEALNPISYNYFHQQLCPYYHVLDDIIELELIPFGNTIIIDDTNMITNSSSGKKRQDFSNRFQALVVDRYINNEHNGDLISGPNRVLNFLDCLIGKKIGNEYDHLEECTNVKLNNEYIEFLEEIKMNGEKMQKIFRDFSTRTKKIMNTANSENLPLITVNDNDKINVNAFNDLVQEVCDKFNSPKKPAICTKVPMTIFYEASHQPSRRFFLDHLRPIFQNLYNLIDFSFKPTGRAKSNNNSITCPGGPDQCEMMKIHACAIDHYWNDGANFTDHNRQHVFDFIWCTMKNIRSIEKPYDLGEICANKYLDGFEQWLNIDLCAKSEESIVLLTQWIAETHSSGIENISLVPIVIFNHATNNQQILVDNEQVKKEICNHFDDYHQPDYCTMDESNPVNVDVYYDSNNELAKHFFITQLNHTHVFIEEIANVFLHPIGNTENLVDATNGNCHDSNSSICLANAIHASVIDKYESPNQLDIIDERLRITNFIACFVSHPQWPNNVQLIGDECAKSQLNGDKLPEINGESLKKALEKTTELKKKLSKTEITIPWITLNNNVENNHEAIEDLLQAVCTKYNGHKPDECSTATVDIYYSSYASDSRKFFIEQLIPTFRHIRERIRLNLYPYGPADKNKTVEDECENDAERCEANKIHACVLNRYWNQEELVDSQTALWDSKNQTLSFIHCFFKKIGNDITLTELMQQCENEFLPIADQINSCVMNETESLGYLRNIRQKTIDVVGTMTDNIAVIVNGEQMSLAESNLQTSICNELLGEKPLACHRDLPSKVQIQFHYSAFDFEVANFIKINKFYENYLHLEEIADIQIIPYGKSSIDDHKLNCPGEVECLATRIHACVVDTFSNNSTHAAIDGQLQVIKFIDCYFSKFVPNLDFASIAEGCVESIFHTDGWRSILECAKSNQSIDSLKEYNDKFVSKLLPKIAYVPWITIQDHHSYDAENHFIRTICDSYDGLEKPSECYQKFTDKPSIVVFYEVKNPQSRNVFITQFDRNRTKIDTLISTLQLIVGIRLNNNKTECINDVECLQSFQHVIFYHQNQMEKLIDFLNCHFGQKFTEINSTETCFNEIFDESSWNIIEECVNNMKEILKKNMKILINIYKPVASLPFIQIDGVIKEDELNLMTHICSMYYSDDKPKQCQLDRKSIGIFYQTLEKSVEKFATKQLSYQSEYLDEFGEFNFYPYGKTVRKNDGYECPSGNQQCSENKIHACILDKYYNNSKFFDTMRIKSANFLVCSLDESVETDNSTLIQSCFNQYFSGESWNHIVECSNGSRGEELYDELAIKTESGNFGDKLLPWITLNKQYSEKAVKNLFATICDDYGLIKNPRCSSISNAMATDLRIYFSCDQSGRDFIINNLKPFYSYLSMNKHQKEETSLFDEVENQLKLKSLLKITLVPYGNTIDNNDSFSCPSDEECFANRYIACANHYHSSEFDGYSHLVEFTLCFFNHGNYSNNIVFAAQQCSYQTWYYYSYDLYKALNICADSNETSYLDIFREMKHQTESIQPKLDHFPSITIGTKVETETNIMKIACTSYNGIDYPRECDQYLDDKSDSDSKPFPIWAIILIVIAVLIVIGLLFVCIRRNR